One Xyrauchen texanus isolate HMW12.3.18 chromosome 2, RBS_HiC_50CHRs, whole genome shotgun sequence genomic window carries:
- the cdh31 gene encoding B-cadherin, giving the protein MENIMIVRLGVIVLLCQVFSCGFAEESSCTPGFDSELLVFKVHREHLHRGKRLGRVTFNTCDGRSRTLFQSVDKRFDVNMDGTVTLKRQVTLHEGHKVFSLNAWDSSGKKHTVFIRVERAHDHEVHHVDTVVHDTTQTESPSDVPVLAFPKSSTGLKRRKRGWVIPPFNEPENSKGPFPKKLVQIKSDYAKETRMVYSITGEGADLDPKGLFTIERLTGNLFVTQPLDREQKASYRLVAHAVGADVDIKETDMEVIVNVIDQNDNNPVFIKNRFEGNVPEAASKDYEFMKVTATDADEPDNDNSDVRYAILSQDPPSPKPKMFDINTVTGGIRVIETGLDREKFPKYTLVIRAADMAGEGRSTTGTAVITVTDSNDNAPQFEQNTYTVSVPENKVGAEVARLPVTDDDEIGSPAWSTKYRIVAGDKGGFFNVSTGPNQLEGIITTVKPLDFEKTKQYILSVIVENIDPFVGLLPTSTATVTVNVEDVNEPPVFNPAEKVISKSEDLAVDTELVTFTATDPDIAKSQKITYKIGNDPAGWLNVNKDTGVIKVKSPMDRESNFVKDGKYKAIILATDDDADVPATGTGTLIIELQDVNDNGPSINERTINICNRESPSVILSITDKDGIPFAAPFSVETQGDTSKNWTAKMNETYTGIVLNMRNPLEQGVYNVVLRVYDQQRLPQDSSIQVSVCDCKGQDVQCNEKIAVAGVPLSGVLGILGAILALLLLVLLVLLFLRRKRGSKKEPLLPEDDVRDNIYYYDEEGGGEDDQDYDLSVLHRGLDNRPEVFRNDEAPTFFAAPQYRPRPANPDEIGTFIDDNLKAADNDPTAPPYDSLLVFDYEGGGSDAGSLSSLNSSSSGADVDYDFLNDWGPRFKKLADMYGGGED; this is encoded by the exons ATGGAGAATATTATGATTGTGCGATTAGGAGTTATTGTTTTGCTCTGTCAG gtGTTTTCGTGTGGGTTCGCGGAGGAGTCGTCATGTACACCTGGATTTGATTCGGAGTTGTTGGTTTTTAAAGTTCACAGAGAGCACCTTCACAGAGGGAAAAGACTAGGAAGAG TAACATTCAACACCTGTGATGGAAGATCGAGAACACTCTTTCAGTCCGTTGACAAGCGGTTTGATGTGAACATGGATGGAACTGTAACACTGAAAAGACAAGTTACTCTCCATGAAGGCCACAAGGTGTTTTCTTTGAACGCTTGGGACTCCAGTGGCAAGAAGCATACAGTATTTATCAGAGTTGAGCGTGCACATGATCATGAGGTGCATCACGTGGACACGGTGGTGCATGACACTACACAG aCGGAATCTCCCTCCGATGTTCCGGTTCTGGCATTTCCAAAGTCTTCAACCGGTCTTAAGAGGAGAAAGAGAGGATGGGTTATTCCTCCGTTCAATGAACCTGAAAACAGTAAAGGTCCATTCCCAAAAAAGCTTGTCCAG ATTAAGTCAGATTATGCCAAGGAAACTCGGATGGTGTACAGTATCACAGGTGAAGGGGCAGATCTGGACCCTAAAGGACTTTTCACCATTGAAAGACTTACAGGGAATCTCTTTGTGACTCAGCCACTCGACAGAGAACAAAAAGCTTCATACCGT CTCGTAGCTCATGCTGTTGGAGCTGATGTGGATATCAAAGAGACTGACATGGAAGTCATTGTCAATGTAATTGACCAAAATGATAACAACCCTGTGTTTATTAAAAATCGTTTCGAAGGAAACGTTCCTGAAGCTGCTTCCAAAG ATTACGAGTTTATGAAGGTGACCGCCACTGATGCCGATGAGCCTGATAATGACAATTCTGATGTCAGATACGCAATTCTGAGCCAGGATCCACCATCtccaaaacccaaaatgtttgatatCAACACTGTAACTGGAGGGATCCGTGTGATCGAAACCGGCTTGGACCGAGAG AAATTTCCTAAATATACTTTGGTCATTAGAGCTGCTGACATGGCTGGAGAGGGTCGTTCAACCACTGGCACAGCTGTCATTACAGTGACTGACAGCAATGATAACGCACCTCAGTTTGAGCAAAACACA TACACCGTATCTGTACCTGAGAATAAAGTGGGTGCTGAAGTGGCCAGACTGCCAGTGACTGATGACGATGAAATTGGATCACCTGCCTGGTCAACCAAGTATCGAATTGTTGCTGGTGACAAAGGTGGATTTTTTAATGTCAGTACTGGACCCAACCAGCTAGAGGGGATCATTACCACTGTCAAG CCACTGGACTTTGAAAAGACCAAACAATACATTCTGTCTGTGATTGTGGAGAACATTGATCCATTTGTCGGCTTGTTGCCCACTTCCACTGCCACAGTCACTGTGAATGTAGAAGATGTGAATGAGCCTCCAGTGTTTAATCCAGCTGAGAAGGTCATTTCCAAATCTGAAGATCTTGCAGTTGATACTGAATTGGTTACGTTTACGGCCACCGATCCAGACATTGCAAAATCACAGAAGATAAC GTATAAAATTGGCAACGATCCTGCTGGCTGGCTTAATGTAAATAAAGATACCGGAGTGATCAAAGTCAAGAGCCCTATGGACAGAGAGTCTAACTTTGTCAAAGATGGAAAATACAAAGCTATAATTTTGGCAACCGATGATG ATGCAGACGTTCCAGCAACTGGCACCGGGACCCTGATAATTGAATTGCAGGATGTGAATGACAATGGTCCATCTATTAATGAGAGGACTATTAATATCTGCAATCGTGAGAGTCCATCAGTCATTCTCTCAATAACCGATAAAGATGGAATTCCTTTTGCTGCTCCGTTTAGTGTTGAAACCCAAGGAGACACGAGTAAAAACTGGACTGCTAAAATGAATGAAACCT ACACCGGCATTGTGCTGAATATGAGGAATCCACTGGAACAGGGTGTCTACAATGTAGTCCTGAGGGTTTATGATCAGCAGAGGCTACCCCAGGACAGCTCCATTCAAGTATCTGTATGTGACTGCAAAGGACAAGATGTCCAATGCAATGAAAAGATAGCTGTGGCAGGGGTGCCGCTTTCTGGAGTTCTTGGAATCCTGGGAGCCATCTTGGCTCTGCTGT TGCTTGTTCTTCTAGTTCTCTTGTTCCTGAGGAGGAAAAGGGGCAGTAAAAAAGAGCCACTCCTCCCTGAAGATGATGTTAGAGACAACATCTACTATTATGACGAGGAAGGCGGTGGAGAGGATGATCAG GATTATGATTTGAGTGTGCTTCATCGAGGCCTTGACAACCGACCTGAAGTGTTCAGAAATGACGAGGCTCCCACTTTCTTTGCTGCACCTCAATATAGACCTCGACCCGCCAACCCTGATGAGATTGGCACATTCATTGATGAC AATCTAAAGGCCGCAGATAACGACCCCACTGCACCCCCCTATGACTCCCTCTTGGTGTTTGACTATGAAGGAGGAGGCTCAGATGCAGGTTCTCTCAGCTCCCTCAACTCTTCCAGCTCAGGAGCGGACGTAGACTACGACTTCCTCAATGATTGGGGCCCACGCTTCAAGAAGCTGGCGGACATGTACGGAGGAGGAGAGGATTGA